ACCGGCATCGGCACCAACCGCCTGCACCAGATCCTGGCGGTGCTGGAGAAGCACATGGGCCTGCCCCTCTCCCGCTTCGACTGCTATCTGGCGGTGGCCGGCGGCCTGGAGGTGGAGGAGCCGGCGGCGGACCTGGGGGTGGCGGCCGCTGTGGTGGCCAGCTACCGCGACCTCACCCTGCCGGCGGGCACGGTGCTGCTGGGGGAACTGGGCCTGGGGGGGCAGCTGCGGCCGGTGGGCCAGCTGGAGCTGCGCCTGCAGGAGGCGGCCCGGTTGGGGTTCGCCCGGGCGGTGGTGCCCCGCGGCAGCGCCCTCGGGCCGGTGGCGGCCGGCCTGGGCCTGCAGCTGCTGGAGGCGGCCACCGTGGCCGAGGCCCTGGTGGCCGGCCTGGGGGTCAACCCCGCCAACGGGGACTGAGCCGGGGACCTCAGAAGTACACGTCGACGTTGCTGCGGCCGGAGGACTTGAGCCAGTTCTCGATGTCCAGGTAGCCGCCTGGGTAGAGACGCACCGCCCTGGTCCAGTGCACGGCCGCCTCGTCGAACCAGCGGTCGGCCGCATCCTGGTCGCCGGTCTCCTCGGCCAGCCGCCCCCACTTCTCGTAGATCAGGCCCATGTTCTTGAGACAGGAGGGGGAGTTGCCGTTGGCATCCAGGGACTGGCGGTAGTAGTCGAGGGCCTTCTCCTCCTCGCCGTTGCTCATGAAGATGATCGCCATGTTCTTGAGGATCTCGCCCCGGTCGATGCTGTTCTCCTCGAGCTTCAGGGCCTCCTCATAGTTCTCCAGGGCCTCGGCGTAGTCGCCGTCGTTCTGGGCCGAGAGGCCGTCGCGGTAGTAGACGTAGGCCTCCTTCGCCTTGGGATCGATCGGCAGCAGCTTGACGATCAGGTCGGCCATGACCGTGAAGCTCTTGTCGATGAAATTGTCGTTGCGCTGCGAGCGGGGCAAGGGTCCAGGTCCGGATCGTCCCCCCATCCTGCCTCGGGTGGTCGGGGCAAGGGCGAGGCGGCTCCCTAGCCTGGGACGCCAGCCCCCCCCCCGCCCCGGCACCCAGCACCGGCCCCCACCGCTTGAGCGCCACCCCCCCCGCCAGCAGCTCCCGCGAGCCGTTGCTCCTCGATGTGGAGGGCATGAAATGCGGCGGCTGTGTCCGTGCCGTGGAGCAGCGCCTCCTGCAGACCGCAGGGGTCCGCCAGGCGAGCGTCAACCTGCTGACCCGCACGGCCTGGGTGGACCTGGAGCCCCGGGTCGAGGGACCCGACGGCACGGCCGCCGATCCGCTGCCCGCCCTGCTGGGCAGCCTCGAGGGCCTGGGCTTCCAGGCCCGGCTGCGCCCCCAGGAGCCGGAGCCGACCAGCCGGCGGGAGCGGCGCCAGGCCGAGCAGTGGTGGCACCGCTGGCGCCAGCTGCTGGTGGCCCTGCTGCTGCTGCTCGTCTCCGGACTGGGGCACCTGGCCGATGCCGGTCGGCTGGCCTGGGGCGGTCCCTGGTCGCTGCTGGGCAGCCCCTGGTTCCATGCCCTGGTGGCCACCCTGGCCCTGGCCTTCCCCGGCCGGCCGATCCTGGTCCGCGGCGTCCGCTCGGCCCTGGCCGGGGTGCCCGCCATGGACACCCTGGTAGGGCTGGGGGTGGCCAGCGCCTACCTCTCCAGCCTGGTGGGCTGGCTGTGGCCGGCCAGCGGCTGGCCCTGTTATTTCAACGAGCCGGTGATGCTGCTCGGCTTCGTCCTCACCGGCCGCTTCCTCGAGGAGCGCGCCCGCTACCGCACCGGCCGGGCCATCGAGGAGCTGGGCGCCCTCCAGCCCGACCATGCCCTGCTGCTCCTCGGCGACGACCCCCCCCGCCAGGTGCGGGTGGGGGGGCTGCGGCCGGGCGACCGGCTGCGGCTGCTGCCGGGCGACCGGGTGCCGGTGGACGGGGTGGTGCTGGAGGGCTGCTCACGCGTCGATGCCTCCAGCCTCACCGGCGAGTCCCGGCCGCAGGCGGTGGAACCGGGCAGTGAGCTGGCCGCCGGCCTGCTCAACCTGGAGAGCTCCCTGGTGCTGGAGGTGCGCCGCAGTGGTGCCGACAGCGCCATTTCCCGCATCGTGCGCCTGGTGGAGCGGGCCCAGGCCCGCAAGGCCCCGATCCAGGGGCTGGCCGACCGGGTCGCCGGCCGCTTCACCCTCGTGGTGCTGCTGCTGGCGCTGGTCACCCTGCTGTTCTGGTGGCTGTGGGGGTGCCGGCACTGGCCCGAGGTGCTCACCATGGCCGCGGCCACCGGCCATGGCGCCCACGGCCACGGCTCCCTGGCCCACGGCGCCCGGGCGGCCGGCACTCCCTTCAGCCTGGGGCTGCAGCTGGCCATCGCGGTGCTGGTGGTGGCCTGTCCCTGCGCCCTCGGCCTGGCCACGCCGACGGCGATCACGGTGGGCTCCGGGCTGGCGGCCCGCTCCGGCCTGCTGTTCCGGGGCGGCGATGCGATCGAGACCGCCTCCCGGCTGGAGGCGGTGCTGTTCGACAAGACCGGCACCCTCACCATCGGGCGTCCCTTGGTGACGGACGTCCGGGTCGTGGGGGCGGCCCCGGGCAGCCCGGCGGTGGCGGCTGAGGCCGCCCGGCTGGTGCAGCTGGCGGCGAGCCTTGAGCAGCACAGCCGCCATCCCCTGGCCCATGCCGTGCTGCAGGAGGCCCAGTGCCGGGGGCTCCCCCTGCTGGACGTCCTCGAGGCCCAGACCCTCCCCGGTGATGGGGTGCAGGGGCTGGTGAAGGGCTCCGGCCTGGTGCGGGTGGGTCGGCTCGACTGGCTGGCTCGTCTGGGGGTGAGTGCGGAGCCCGCTGCCACGGCCCTGCAGCAGGAGCTGGAGGCCGGTGGTGCCACCCTGCTGGCGGTGGCCGCCGAGGGACGGCTGCTGGGACTCCTGGCCGTGGAGGACCGCCCCCGGGCCGATGCCGCCGCAACGGTCAACCGGCTGCGGCGGCTGGGGTTGCGGCTGGGGCTGCTCAGCGGGGATCGGCGCGCCAGTGTCGAGGGGCTGGGCCGCCGGCTGGGCCTCAGGCCGGAGGAGCTGGCCTGGGAGCTGCGGCCCGAGCAGAAGCTGGAACGCCTGCGGCTGGCCCATGGACGGGGGGCCGTGGCCATGGTGGGCGACGGGATCAACGATGCCCCCGCCCTCGCCGCCGCCGACCTGGGCATCGCCGTCGGCACGGGTACCCAGATCGCCCAGGAGAGTGCGGCCCTGGTGGTGATGGGCGAAGGACTCGACGGCATCGTCCGGGCCCTGGAGATCGCCCGGCGCACCATGGCCAAGGTCCGCCAGAACCTGGCCTGGGCCTTCGGCTACAACCTGATCGTCCTGCCGATCGCCGCCGGTGCGCTCCTGCCGGGCTTCGGCCTGAGCCTCTCGCCCGAACTGGCGGCCCTGCTGATGGCCTTCAGCTCGATCACCGTGGTCGGCAACGCCCTGCTCCTGCAGGGTCTCCCCACGGATCCTGCGCCATGAGCGGGCGCTTTCTGGTGCTGGAGGGCATCGATGGCTGCGGCAAGACCACCCAGATCGAGGCCCTGCGCGCCTGGCTGCCGCTCAGCGGCCTCATGGCTCCCGGCTCCCGGCTGGTGGTGACGCGGGAACCGGGCGGGACGGCCCTGGGCCAGGCCCTGCGTGCCCTGCTGCTGCACCCTCCGGCTGGGGTCGCCCCCTGCAGCCTCAGCGAGCTGATGCTTTACGCCGCCGACCGGGCCCAGCACGTCGAGGAGTGCCTGCGCCCCGCCCTTGCCGCCGGTGACTGGGTGCTGAGTGATCGCTACAGCGGCTCCACCGCGGCCTACCAGGGCCATGGCCGCGGCCTGCCCATGGCCACCATCCACCAGCTCGAGGCGATGGCCACCGGCGGCCTGGAGCCCGATCTCACCCTCTGGCTCGATCTTCCCCTGGCCGGTTCCCTCAGGCGCCGCGGCGACCGGCCCGCCGACCGGATCGAGGCCGCGGGCGAGGCCTTCCTGCAGCGGGTCAGCAACGGCTTTGCCACCCTGGCCGCCGAGCGGGGCTGGCAGCGGGTCGAGGCCGGAGGGCCGATCGAGGAGGTGACGGCCCGGTGCCGCACTCTGATCACGGAGCACCTGGGTGCCGCTGGCGGACGCGGCCATGGCTGAGCTCTTCGCCGATCTGGTGGGCCAGCCCCAGGCGGTGGCCCTGCTCACGGCCGCCCTGGAGCGGCGGCGGCTGGCGCCCGCCTACCTGTTCGTCGGGCCCGAGGGCGTGGGCCGCCGGCTGGCGGCCCTGCGCCTGCTCGAGGGGGTGCTCTCCGGTGGCACCGCCGGATCGGTGCCGCTGCGGCGACGCCTGGCGGAGGGCAACCACCCTGATCTGCTCTGGGTCGAGCCCACCCACCTGCACCAGGGCCGGCTGGTGACGGCCTCCGAGGCTGAGGCCCAGGGCCTCAGCCGCCGCAGCCCCCCCCAGCTGCGTCTGGAGCAGGTGCGGGAGGTGACCCGTTTCCTGGCCCGGCGTCCGGTGGAGGGGGAGCGCTCCCTGGTGGTGCTGGACACGGTCGAGGCCATGGCCGAAGCGGCCGCCAATGCCCTGCTCAAGACCCTCGAGGAACCGGGCCATGGCCTGCTGATCCTGCTCACGGCGACGCCGGACCGGCTGCTGAGCACCATCCGCTCCCGCTGCCAGGCCATCCCGTTCGCGCGCCTGCCCCCCGCCCTGGTGCACCAGGTGCTGGCGGGCCTGCCGGCGCCGGAGGGGGCTGGGGAGGGGACAGCGGAGGGGGCCGTGGCCGATCCCCCCGAGCTGCTGGAGCTGGCCGCCGGCTCCCCTGGAGCCCTGCTGCGCCACCGTCGGGTCTGGCGGGGCCTGCCGGAAGGCCTGGCGGACCGGTTGCTGGCCCTGGGCCGGGAGCCGATGGAGGCTCTGGGTCTGGCCCGCGACCTCAGCGAGGCCCTCGATGGCGAGCAGCAGCTGTGGCTGCTCGACTGGTGGCAGCTTCACCTCTGGCGGCGGCGCAGGGAGCCGGAGCCCCTGCGGCGCATCGAGCAGCTGCGCAGCCACCTGCTGGCCTACGTTCAGCCGCGGCTGGCCTGGGAGGTGGCCTTGCTGGACCTGGGCCGCTGAGGGGCCCCTCAGGCCACCGCCCCTTCGCCCGTTTTGGGAACGGCGGTGAGCTTGGCCTCCCTGGCGCTGCGGATGGCGGCGCCGAGGCTGTCGATCTGGTCGGTGGGAGGGAGCTCGAGGCAGTACCCGGCGCCGTAGACGGTCTTGATGAAGCGGGGTTTGCGGGGATCGGGCTCGAGCTTGGTGCGGAGGTGGCGGATGTGGACGCGGATGGTCTCGATGTCGTCGTCGGGCTCGTACCCCCAGACCTCCTTGAGGATGAGGGAGGGGGCGACGGTCTGACCGTGGCGCTGGAGGAGGCAGTGGAGGAGTTCGAACTCCGTGTGGGTGAGGCGGACGGGCGCATCGAACCAGATGGCCTCGAAGCGCTCGGGGACGAGGGTGAGGGAGCTGAAGCTGAGGATCTCGTTGTGCTTGGCGGAGAGGGGGGCGCGCTCGCTGCGCCGGAGCAGGGCCTTGACCCTGACCATGAGCTCCTCGAGATCGAAGGGCTTGGTGAGGTAGTCGTCGGCGCCGGAGTTGAAGCCGCTCACCTTGTCCTTGGTGCTGCCGAGGGCGGTGAGCATGAGGATGGGGATCTTGGCCGTCCGCTCGTCGCGGCGGAGGCGCTGGCAGAGGGTCAGTCCGTCGACCTTGGGGAGCATCAGGTCGAGGAGGATGACATCGGGGCAGTACTGAACGGCCAGGGCCTGGCCCTTGATGCCGTCGGCAGCCCTCTGGACGTCGAAGCCGCCGTGCTCGAGATGGCCGGCGACGAGATCGAGCATGTCGCCGTCATCTTCGATGAGCAGGATCGAGGGCTTCATGGGAGGGGCGAGGCGTGTCGTCGTGGTGCCTGCGGGGGTGCACGGGCACGAAAGAGAATAGTGTCGCGGCTTTGCTGGAGCGCTGCAGGGGGCAGGGTGCAGGTGCTCCCCCTGGCCGCGGGTGCGGATCGGGCTCAACGCCCAGCCTGCTTGATCCGAGGCCGTGCCGATGGGCCCTGGAGACGGGCGGATGAAAATGGGAAAACTCCCCGGGCGGGATTCGAACCTGCGACCAATCGGTTAACAGCCGACCGCTCTACCACTGAGCTACCGAGGAAAACACCCGGCGGGCCGGGATCCGAAGACCTTACCTTTCGGCCCCGCCGGCGGGCAAGGGGGACAGGGAGCGGCGCAGGCTTTCGCCGCTCTGCCAGGGGCCGATCGCACCGGCTTCCATCCGGGCGGCCCCGTCGCAGCACTCCAGTTCCTCGAGACGGTGGGTGATCCACAGCGCGGTGAGGGGGGACGGGCTCCGGTGGCAGAGCCGATGGATCAGCTCCAGCACCTCCCTCTGGCTGTCCGGATCCAGCAGGGCCGTGGGTTCATCGAGCAGCAGCAGCGTCGCGGCGCTGGCCAGGGCACCGGCAATCGCCAGCCGCTGCTTCTGGCCGCCGCTCAGGGTGTGGATCGGGCGCCGCTGCAGGCCCGCCAGGCCCACCTGGGCCAGGGCGGAGGCCACCCGCCCGGCACGGGCGCCGTCGTCGAGCCCCTCGGGGAGCGCCAGCTGCAGGTCGCTGCCGCAGCTGGGCAGCAGCAGCTGGTGGTCGGGGTTCTGGAACACCAGGGCGGGCCGGCCCTGGCAGGTGATGTGGCCCGCCGTCGGGGTCAGCAGGCCGGCGATCAGGCGCAGCAGGGTGCTCTTGCCGCTGCCGTTGCTGCCCACAAGCATCCAGAGGCCCGGCCCCGGAATGCTCAGTCGGCAGTCGCGCAGGGCCGGGACCCCTTCGCCCCAGCCGAAGCGGAGTCCCTCGATCCGCAGGGGCGGCTCGACCGCCCCGGAGGTCGCCGCTGCGCTCAAGGCTCGAAGCTGAAGCCGGGACGCTTGCCGCCGCCGGCGACCGACGACTTCTCATAAATCTGCACGGCGACGACCTCGCCGCTCAGGAGGCTGACGCGCTTCTGCTCGTCCTTCTCGCAGGTGAGCTCGAGCACCTTGGGGTGCCCGCTCTCAAGCGCCTGGCGCACCTCCCCGTACAGGGCCCGGGCGGCCTCCAGCTCCTTGCGCTGGACGGCAACGGGCATGGGGCTGAGCCGGAGGGAGATCTCGACGACGTACATGGTGGAAGCTGCTGGGGGCCGGGACGGCGGGTCGGTCTGGCCCGGCCACTCTGGCGAATCGCCGGGCGTCGGGGAGGTGTGGGTACTTGTACTCAATCCCTGATGGCGACGCCCGCATCGGGCGCACAGAAAGGGCGTTCTCTTTTAAAGTCAGCATGTAAAGCTTCGTGAAGCACCTCCCATGACGATCGCCCTGGGGCGCGCCCCTGCCACCCGTGGATGGTTCGACGTCCTCGACGACTGGCTCAAGCGCGACCGCTTCGTTTTCGTGGGGTGGTCCGGTCTGCTGCTGTTCCCCACGGCCTATCTGGCCCTGGGCGGCTGGCTCACCGGCACCACCTTCGCCACCTCCTGGTACACCCACGGCATTGCCAGCAGCTACCTGGAGGGCTGTAACTTCCTCACCGCCGCCGTCAGCACCCCGGCGGATGCCATGGGGCACA
This genomic stretch from Cyanobium gracile PCC 6307 harbors:
- a CDS encoding DNA polymerase III subunit delta'; protein product: MAELFADLVGQPQAVALLTAALERRRLAPAYLFVGPEGVGRRLAALRLLEGVLSGGTAGSVPLRRRLAEGNHPDLLWVEPTHLHQGRLVTASEAEAQGLSRRSPPQLRLEQVREVTRFLARRPVEGERSLVVLDTVEAMAEAAANALLKTLEEPGHGLLILLTATPDRLLSTIRSRCQAIPFARLPPALVHQVLAGLPAPEGAGEGTAEGAVADPPELLELAAGSPGALLRHRRVWRGLPEGLADRLLALGREPMEALGLARDLSEALDGEQQLWLLDWWQLHLWRRRREPEPLRRIEQLRSHLLAYVQPRLAWEVALLDLGR
- a CDS encoding photosystem I assembly protein Ycf3; the protein is MPRSQRNDNFIDKSFTVMADLIVKLLPIDPKAKEAYVYYRDGLSAQNDGDYAEALENYEEALKLEENSIDRGEILKNMAIIFMSNGEEEKALDYYRQSLDANGNSPSCLKNMGLIYEKWGRLAEETGDQDAADRWFDEAAVHWTRAVRLYPGGYLDIENWLKSSGRSNVDVYF
- a CDS encoding ABC transporter ATP-binding protein, which produces MSAAATSGAVEPPLRIEGLRFGWGEGVPALRDCRLSIPGPGLWMLVGSNGSGKSTLLRLIAGLLTPTAGHITCQGRPALVFQNPDHQLLLPSCGSDLQLALPEGLDDGARAGRVASALAQVGLAGLQRRPIHTLSGGQKQRLAIAGALASAATLLLLDEPTALLDPDSQREVLELIHRLCHRSPSPLTALWITHRLEELECCDGAARMEAGAIGPWQSGESLRRSLSPLPAGGAER
- the tmk gene encoding dTMP kinase; amino-acid sequence: MSGRFLVLEGIDGCGKTTQIEALRAWLPLSGLMAPGSRLVVTREPGGTALGQALRALLLHPPAGVAPCSLSELMLYAADRAQHVEECLRPALAAGDWVLSDRYSGSTAAYQGHGRGLPMATIHQLEAMATGGLEPDLTLWLDLPLAGSLRRRGDRPADRIEAAGEAFLQRVSNGFATLAAERGWQRVEAGGPIEEVTARCRTLITEHLGAAGGRGHG
- a CDS encoding response regulator transcription factor, with translation MKPSILLIEDDGDMLDLVAGHLEHGGFDVQRAADGIKGQALAVQYCPDVILLDLMLPKVDGLTLCQRLRRDERTAKIPILMLTALGSTKDKVSGFNSGADDYLTKPFDLEELMVRVKALLRRSERAPLSAKHNEILSFSSLTLVPERFEAIWFDAPVRLTHTEFELLHCLLQRHGQTVAPSLILKEVWGYEPDDDIETIRVHIRHLRTKLEPDPRKPRFIKTVYGAGYCLELPPTDQIDSLGAAIRSAREAKLTAVPKTGEGAVA
- a CDS encoding heavy metal translocating P-type ATPase, with protein sequence MKCGGCVRAVEQRLLQTAGVRQASVNLLTRTAWVDLEPRVEGPDGTAADPLPALLGSLEGLGFQARLRPQEPEPTSRRERRQAEQWWHRWRQLLVALLLLLVSGLGHLADAGRLAWGGPWSLLGSPWFHALVATLALAFPGRPILVRGVRSALAGVPAMDTLVGLGVASAYLSSLVGWLWPASGWPCYFNEPVMLLGFVLTGRFLEERARYRTGRAIEELGALQPDHALLLLGDDPPRQVRVGGLRPGDRLRLLPGDRVPVDGVVLEGCSRVDASSLTGESRPQAVEPGSELAAGLLNLESSLVLEVRRSGADSAISRIVRLVERAQARKAPIQGLADRVAGRFTLVVLLLALVTLLFWWLWGCRHWPEVLTMAAATGHGAHGHGSLAHGARAAGTPFSLGLQLAIAVLVVACPCALGLATPTAITVGSGLAARSGLLFRGGDAIETASRLEAVLFDKTGTLTIGRPLVTDVRVVGAAPGSPAVAAEAARLVQLAASLEQHSRHPLAHAVLQEAQCRGLPLLDVLEAQTLPGDGVQGLVKGSGLVRVGRLDWLARLGVSAEPAATALQQELEAGGATLLAVAAEGRLLGLLAVEDRPRADAAATVNRLRRLGLRLGLLSGDRRASVEGLGRRLGLRPEELAWELRPEQKLERLRLAHGRGAVAMVGDGINDAPALAAADLGIAVGTGTQIAQESAALVVMGEGLDGIVRALEIARRTMAKVRQNLAWAFGYNLIVLPIAAGALLPGFGLSLSPELAALLMAFSSITVVGNALLLQGLPTDPAP